From Aegilops tauschii subsp. strangulata cultivar AL8/78 chromosome 5, Aet v6.0, whole genome shotgun sequence:
GTGGGAGAGGCTTGGGCTGGGATGAGTGAGAGATTGCTTTTTCATCTGCTGGAGATAGATTGAGAGAGAGGGGTGCTGATTAGTGTAGTCTGTGATTGGGAGAATGCTTGCTGTTGCTATTTGTGCTTACTGATTGATTATACAGTGATTGAGATGCTGCTATTTGTACTTGTTGATGTTATTGTTGCCATCCGATGCATACTGTTGTGATCCGTAGCTTACGCCTTGCCTGCAGGTGTCGTGCTGGCGACCGGGTTCGGAGCGCTCATATCGAAGGTGGCCGAGCACTGGTACGAGCTCTACAAGATGGACAAGCAGGGGGCCAACCTCTGGTTCATCTACTGGTGGGAGGACAAGGTCTCAGGTGTGTTGCTTTCTTCTAGCTCTGAATGTTAGGATGGTCAATGTAATAGTCCAGTCTGTAGTGTAAGGTTTTGGATTGGAAACTCAGTGTGAAGTTTGGCTCTTAGGCTTGCTTTTGCTGCCATTTTTTATTGATGAATGCATTACTGCTGCTGACATTGCTTGTACTGCGTGCGTCTTGTATGTGTGTTTGATGCTGACGTCGCTTATGGTTTTGCAGGGTTCTGAGGCTGCAGCCTGGGCATAGGTACTGCCTCCTCGGCCAGCTCTCCAAGGAGGTCGGATGGAACTACACCGACACCATCAGGGTGAGCTATTTCATTGTGCTGTTTCTTCAGTGCTCACTAGTTGCTAGTGTTCGACTGCTACCAGTGGGTTAAGATTAGTCTTTTATAATTGTTTTCTTGAGGATGAGTTACTGGGGCTGTTCAGGCCATGACTCCAAATTATAATTGTTTTCTTGAGGATGGGCAATCTTGTATAGCTGAAAGTGATACATTCTTTGAAAACTCAGCTTCTACTATTCACCTTGTAGATTTTTTATTCTGCAACATATTTGGTTTTGTCATAAAATGATTGGATTATTCTGAAGAAGTACACATGTAACCTTCCAGTGCGAGAACATTATCTTGCGGTCTTAATTTAGTCTGATTAAAAAATTGGTCATGCTCACGAGCAGTATATATGCACTTGGTCGGTTCATTGTTAGCAGTTTAGCTACACAAACTGACTGACATTGCACAATAAAATGTAGCAGATTTTATAGCAATCCTTCTTTCTCTCGTATAGAAGTACATGCTATCTAACGTGAGCAAAATCATTGCGTAACTACAGGTACATCATATGACTAATTTACACAGAATACTGAAACTCGACCCCATGCATTCAGTTTCAGAACATGAAACTAACCTGACTAGTAGCTTCTCTGGCTTCCAGTTTACAACTTCTAGGATATCAATCATTCATTCTCAAGTTGCTGCCTGGCAGCTACAAGTCGCCTTTTTCTGGAATTTTCATGTTCTTTTTTTGTGTGTATATGCCTTCCTCTTCGATTTCGAGCTTGTGATTGAGGTTAATTGATGGTGGTGGTTGCGCCATGCAGATGTTCGGGATGGCGGAGAAGGAGATGGAGTACCAGGTCGAGCTTTTCAACCGGTGAGTGATGCGCCCTCTAGCTGCTGTACTACCACCAGTCCACCACCTGGGTGGGGCTTGTGAGATCAGATCGCTGGTTGATGCAATGACCCAACTCCGTAGTTTTTGTTAATTATGTAGTTATATACATTGAGGGATGCCATTGTCTATGAAAAAAGAAATTGCTTGCACTTGTCAGACGGATGAGGAGCCTAAAGTAGCTTGACAATTATAAGCCTGGTGTTTAGTGTTTTACTGCTTCAGTGATTTCCTTGCGAACTGCTATTCCTTCAGCTATGACAAGTGATTGCCATGATCTGCACCCGCTCGGACGCACCCCTGGAAGTGTCTTTCTGGGGAGATAGGTTACCTTGACCTGAGAATTTACCCTGACTGGAATTGTGGTTATTGCAGGCGAATTTGGGGCTAAGGAAAGAAGACGAGGAGCAACTTCTCTCTGGTCTGGTGGTTGGAACTTCAGGACAAGGCAGGTAGCATCCCCATCTCCCTTCCCCCCTCTTTCTCTGCTTACTAATGTCGCTAAATTAAGGAATATTTGATGCAAATCCTGGTTGTGTCAAGGAATTCAAGAGGGATTTGTATGAACAAGTCCATTTTTTTATTTAGTTAGTACCAAACAGAGAAGATGCGGTCCAGATTGGCCAATTTTGCTGCTACCACATGGATTTGTATCTATGCAACCATCTCCCTGCTGTTTGTGTTGTTTGGATTGCAAGAAATTCAGTTTTGGGTGACCTGCACTTAGTTTAACTTCTCTGAATAATCAACCGTATTGTTTCTGTATTGTTTTGCTGCTGTATTGTTTCTCACTCATGATTGATCTACTGCCAGGCGAAGGTTTTCAAATGTTGAAGGAGCAGGACAATAGGAACTTCTGTGATGTCTTGTCatctattttcttttcttttctgtagAATAGTTTTGTTTGGCACTTACTGGTACCTTGGATGTAAAGATATGTACTGCTAGAACGAATGCATGTAAAGATATTTTGGGCTCCTATAACATTTCATGTTGCTTTGAAAATGTATTGGAACTGGGCTAGGCCCAAGATAGCTTGTAGTGTGATGTGTTGTAatgtcaatggcataataaaAAAAGTTGGACTGGATCAATTATTTCGGCCCAGCCCAAGATATATTGAACAATTATTTCTGAGGAGAAAACTTGAGAGGCCCAGCAAAGAAATGACCCAGAAAAATACAGGAAAAAAATCTGTCGTCAAAAGGGATGTGCAAAGAAATTAAAAGGCTaaattgttgggccaggcccatgtagctAGCGAAATTAACAGAAAAATATATATTAAAAAGGCTGAATTAATGGGCTCGTCCCATATAGACACCTAATCGGACCGGGCTGAATCTTATCCACGTCAGCTTGCCATGCTGGATCCTACGTGGCTTGGGGGGGCTGCtagtgaccaaaattttggtcgaagaaccaacgaccttttacatatcacagagaaggtcgttaatttcagtttacgaccgccagcttttgaccttctgtttttggtcaaaaaaaggtcgcaaatgaaaaacaatgacctttcagtgaccaatagtggtggtcgcaagttgacatatttcttgtagtgctcttgttggggaacgtagtaatttcaaaaaaattcctatgcacacgcaagatcatggtgatgcatagcaacgagaggggagagtattgtctacataccctcgtagaccgtaagcggaagcgttatgacaacgcagttgatgtagtcgtacatcttcacgatcgaccaattctagcaccgaaggtacgacacctccgcgatctgcacacgttcggctcggtgacgtcccatgaactcacgatccagcagagtgtcgagggagagcttcgtcagcacgacggcatgatgacggtgatgatgaagctaccggcgcagggcttcgcctaagcactgcaacgatatgaccgaggtggattatggtggaggggggcaccgcacacggctaagaacaatgtctgttgtgtgttctagggtgccccctgcccccgtatataaaggagcaagggggaggctggcAGGCCCTTGTGGcgccaggagaggaggagtcctcctcctagtaggagtaggactgactcccctttcctactcctagtaggagggggaaaggaaggaggagagggagaaggaaaggggggcgctgatgaggacatagacctggggtagggtaataggcctgacctatacgtcctacctaaggtccttgtcctaggaGCAATGAAGTTCAAGAGCAAACAGAGAGGgctcaacaaaggtgtcgagtgcaatccactcaacctaccattcactcggagatccctccttatttaggtcactcgaccactcaaccactcgacgtgcagaagacctaaagccactccgcacatcaacggtcgggcgtttactcatagacttaatgatcatttatagcactttattattgacgttacctgtaacgctctcactttatgtacattgaatcctgtgtaacggaggggagctggggtcctggcgcactctatataagccacccgcctcctctgagacaagggttcgcaccccttgtaacacacacacgcatataatccagtcgaccgcctccgggctccgagacgtagggctgttacttcctccgagaagggcctgaactcgtgaATCTCttgcgtacagcttctccatagctaggaccttgcctctacacccctaccccccattctactgtcatacttagaaccacgacagttggcgcccaccgtggggcaggcgtcttagcgacttgttggagaagttgcgattttttcgatccccatcagcatggttttAGGCGGAGGATaggccgagggccgcgagatccgtgtcggcgcgctcgtgttcgtcgccgatgATTCCGCTTGGCTCTAAGAAGCTCCACTCGatgtcgaggcgctccccgtccgcggggcaacgcactttcgtgcgtgcgtccgcggcgtcctcctgtggcagccgtcgactcagtatcggtcggctccggtggcgtcttcactccctgctgcccgccggcacaagcgttccagtcggtcgaggctccagcggtgggtgaagcacgcggtggctcgccaatcggccaccccccaagtcgcggcaatcgagcccgacgaaactctatacggcctgttcgactggctccgttgagactGTGTCCGAGTGCGACAACAGTGACCctgcggcggaagtcctgatggtcaacggactgcgcagtcctcctggcttcccccgcaaggatggtggcgacggcggaggcgatccgtcgcgtgcccacgaggagtaccgccccgagcccctctcttcgcagcagagggaagagcttcgccgccgcaacatggatgcacttcacactcctatcgttggagagaccctcgaggctcgggccttggaggaggtgcgcctgtccaacttggctgagcgcactcgactggagaatctccagcacgcactcgacaagcgtgctcggcagcggattcctaagtccagtcgacgacaactttttccgcctccaactcaggtataccgaactccgattcagaatctcacagATGCAACCCGAATAGCAGAGTTGATTCAGCCCTCCCAGTCtgaagctggcagaggtttgatgcagatcagggctttactccgggcagcagGGGAACAAAACACAGcagtatctcagtcgcggaataggatccatagcagatccgtggtagcagacacaatccagtcggctcacagtccaagatcgcccccgaggcgtgagggacgtggggaccgacgagatcagtacagaaaccgtgagcagtatgatcaccgactcgaccacgatgatcgtcgtcgagtgcccacgcctcccccaaggagtgggtcaaacgcgcctcggcaacacgatgacaggcgccctcgcagtggtgggcgaaggattccagtcgacccccgggagccaggctttgacgcgagatccattctcgttcaaggtttggttgacaggaacagagcacacagagatgtccacgatagagattacccgaccggcaacagggtgcatgtttcaggtcccgagtgtttcagcggAGCCAacagagcagcagtgattcctcccaacttcaggttggcgactggagttagcaaattcactggtgagtccaagcctgacacttggcttgaggactaccgagtggctgtgcagacgGTGGTGGCAATgacgaagtggccatgaagcacctgccTCTGATGTTAGAGGGTTCGACTAGAGTGTGGTTTAATCAGTTAGCGCCTGGCAGTATTTACAGCTGGGAAGAGCTtacccgagtgtttgtcagaacatttgagggtacatgcaaacggccagcagggctaactgagctacagtcttgtgtgcagaagtcgaatgaaactttgagagattatatccagaggtggatcacgttgcaccacacggtggaaAATGTGTCtaatcaccaagcagtttgtgcctttaaggaaggtgttaaatatcgagaattgaatctgaagttcggtcggaccggagatatgtctctgagtcaaatgatggaaattgccaccaagtatgctaacggagaagaggaggatcggctccggagtggcaagcacaaagcagtcgcccacgaaaccaggggagggaactccagtcggaagcagaagcgcaaagccgagccagctgctcctggagaaaccttagccgtgactcaaggaaagttcaaggggaagcccaaagggccaggGAACCCCaggaaagtaaaagatcaagatggaaatgatgtgttggatttaccatgccacattcacatcaaaaaagatgaggagggtaatctcatttacccgaaacataccactcgacaatgtcggctcctaatccagcagttccgagagaaacaacccaaagaaaaggagaaagaatcggacgaagttgaggataaggaagaggacgatgatggttacccccgcgtcaattccactctgatgatttttgctaatgttgagagcaagagtcgactgaaagtcatcaacagagaagtgaacatggtcgctccaGCGACACCCAGTTActtgaagtggtcccagactgccattacattcgactAGTCTGATCAGccgacacacatagccacccctggaaggcaagcgttggtggtcgacccagttgtcgaaggcactcggttgactaaggttctgatggatggtggcagtggcctgaatatattgtatgcggagaccttgaaagggatgggcattccgatatccagactcagtgaaagcaatatgagtttccatggggttattcctggcaagaaggctgagtcactcggccagatcgccctcgatgtggttttcggtgattccaagaattaccgcaaagaaaagttgacgtttgaagtggtcgatttccagagtgcttatcatgctattctgggcaggccggcttatgcacgtttcatggctcgaccatgttacgtttaccttaaattgaagatgcctggtcctaaaggagtgatcactatcactggcaatcagaagaaggcagaagagtgcttccagaagggctcaaagatcgtcGATGCACAAATGGTAGTCGTGGAATTACAAGAGTATATAAAAAAtacagatccgagtgatttgttgcgagctaagaagcctgccacggattcagcatttcagtcgtctggtgaaacgaagccgattcatattcatccgaccgatcccaatgctgctccgactcatatctcgacaacactcgactccaaataggaggaagcgctcatccagttcctccgtgagaactgggacatctttgcatggaaaccttctgacatgccgggtgttcccagggggctggctgagcaccgtttgcgagtcaacccaaaagtgaaaccggtcaaagaacatcttcgacggtccgccgtgcagaagagaaaagcaatcggtgaagaagtggctcggctcctagcagctgag
This genomic window contains:
- the LOC141022398 gene encoding uncharacterized protein — translated: MHTVVIRSLRLACRCRAGDRVRSAHIEGGRALVRALQDGQAGGQPLVHLLVGGQGLRVLRLQPGHRYCLLGQLSKEVGWNYTDTIRMFGMAEKEMEYQVELFNRRIWG